A single genomic interval of Daucus carota subsp. sativus chromosome 1, DH1 v3.0, whole genome shotgun sequence harbors:
- the LOC108223348 gene encoding probable disease resistance protein RF9: MGGGFYHEEPVAIPASIKKLKKLQTLWGADFSRYKFPREICELEDLRHIRFHKGGFKIQSNQTKLQTVDTIKYSDWIQIDTVNLLDLRALSITSVEGEEVSEEGTAYSWESIAKLTSLETFNFYFSHYLMIPSIRPLSYCENLQSVCLSGPIKDPSELRFLPESVTNLSLSKTKFTQDPMPTLASLSNITALDLGEGTYTGEKMVCSDNTFPCLQFLKLVGHPNLKEWHVEDGAMPSLRGLYIDDCDNMMIPERLNCVPPTPDFTELIYEKKKREIVAQHARELLEGYLMRSPTGETTFILRKSPESLLGRSDKRSTELRFLPESVTNLSLSETKLTQDPMPTLASLSNLTALDLGEGMYTGEKMVCSNNTFPCLQFLKLIGHPDMKEWHVEDEAMSCLKGIYIDDCDNLMIPERLNCVPPTPDFTKLISIKEKKGKRASRAKDSGTGSSYAGCLFVPGCFVEILAMTDEH; the protein is encoded by the exons ATGGGCGGTGGGTTCTACCACGAAGAACCTGTAGCAATTCCAGCAAGTATAAAAAAGCTGAAAAAGCTACAAACTTTGTGGGGTGCAGACTTTTCTAGGTACAAATTTCCTAGAGAAATTTGTGAGCTAGAAGATTTGAGACATATAAGATTTCATAAAGGGGGTTTCAAGATTCAAAGCAACCAAACAAAGCTCCAGACTGTAGATACTATAAAATATTCGGATTGGATCCAGATTGATACCGTCAATTTGTTGGACCTCCGTGCTCTGTCTATAACATCAGTAGAAGGGGAAGAAGTATCGGAAGAAGGAACTGCTTACAGTTGGGAGTCCATAGCCAAGTTAACAAGTCTAGAAACTTTCAATTTCTACTTTTCTCACTATTTAATGATTCCATCAATTAGACCGCTGTCATATTGCGAAAATCTACAGAGTGTCTGCTTGTCAGGTCCAATAAAAGATCCATCAGAGTTGAGATTTTTACCGGAGTCTGTCACAAATTTATCATTATCAAAGACCAAGTTCACACAAGACCCGATGCCCACTTTGGCAAGTTTGTCAAATATTACCGCCCTTGACTTAGGCGAGGGGACGTACACAGGGGAGAAAATGGTCTGCAGTGATAATACATTTCCATGTCTTCAATTTTTGAAACTAGTAGGGCATCCTAATCTGAAAGAGTGGCATGTCGAAGATGGAGCTATGCCTTCTCTCAGAGGTCTTTATATAGATGATTGTGATAATATGATGATTCCCGAACGACTAAATTGTGTTCCTCCTACACCCGATTTCACTGAGCTGATCTacgaaaagaagaaaagagagattGTGGCTCAACATGCTCGAGAGCTGCTCGAGGGATATTTGATGCGTTCTCCCACCGGAGAA ACCACTTTCATATTGCGAAAATCTCCAGAGTCTCTGCTTGGCAGGTCTGATAAAAGATCCACAGAGTTGAGATTTTTACCGGAGTCTGTCACAAATTTATCACTATCAGAGACCAAGCTCACACAAGACCCGATGCCCACTTTGGCAAGTTTGTCAAATCTTACTGCCCTTGACTTAGGCGAGGGGATGTACACAGGGGAGAAAATGGTCTGCAGTAATAATACGTTTCCATGTCTTCAGTTTTTGAAACTAATAGGGCATCCTGATATGAAAGAGTGGCACGTTGAGGACGAAGCAATGTCTTGTCTCAAAGGTATTTATATAGATGATTGTGATAATTTGATGATTCCCGAACGACTAAATTGTGTTCCTCCTACACCCGATTTTACTAAGCTGATCTctataaaggaaaaaaaaggaaaaagagcTTCTAGGGCGAAAGATTCAGGCACAGGCTCAAGTTATGCGGGCTGTTTATTTGTTCCAGGCTGCTTCGTAGAGATTCTTGCAATGACAGACGAGCATTAG
- the LOC108211335 gene encoding uncharacterized protein LOC108211335, with protein sequence MAFNDDEQIPGTLNVAAGEDEFTVGKAKLKIINSATAPVDENNLRVLLELTGLGNSKERLGLDLVTVLDVSGSMRGERLEKLKKAMQFLIKKLSPIDRLSIVTFGTQAHKLCGLRVVNETSQEEIIDLVMKMHAEGWTNITDGLQTALKVLEGRRLKDGRSVGIMLMSDGEQNKGGDATTVMVGDVPVYTFGFGTATNSRGDPKAMADVLNGIAKNSKGGTFSDVPKTDGLGIAFAQCLAGLLTLAVQDLKLVISPENKSKVESVSAGDYAQSGNTTAEPAVTVDFGNLYDKETRKIIVDLVLPKVEKEVSSQVLKISYKYLNSTKTRELKSPPIFASIKRIGKSTPVQKEEVTVESSRIETAQKMKEARILADQELYDAAKNKLVEAQNLLEDVEIDGVNALIEALKAELQQFLIFLQSPETYKKSGRAYALAAELSHERQRHAAKGDAETAPSMYATPRMEEYKKQSESYEQGKPVPTAAEDAKEEALADPIGPISGALSLQIQIAIQALMSIQNILDSAAPY encoded by the exons ATGGCTTTCAATGATGATGAACAAATCCCCGGAACCCTAAATGTCGCCGCAG GAGAAGATGAGTTTACAGTGGGAAAAGCAAAGCTGAAGATCATCAACTCGGCAACGGCGCCAGTGGACGAAAACAATTTGAGGGTTCTGCTGGAGTTGACTGGGCTAGGGAACAGCAAAGAACGACTCGGCCTCGATCTTGTCACCGTCTTGGATGTGAGTGGCAGCATGAGGGGCGAGAGGTTGGAGAAGCTGAAAAAAGCAATGCAATTCCTGATCAAGAAACTTAGCCCTATTGATCGTTTGTCCATCGTCACATTCGGCACTCAAGCCCACAAGCTATGCGGGTTGCGAGTGGTGAACGAGACTTCTCAAGAGGAAATCATAGATCTTGTAATGAAGATGCACGCAGAGGGGTGGACTAACATCACTGATGGCCTTCAGACGGCCTTGAAAGTGCTCGAGGGACGCAGACTCAAGGATGGGCGTTCAGTCGGCATAATGCTTATGTCGGATGGGGAGCAGAACAAAGGTGGGGATGCTACCACGGTTATGGTTGGGGATGTGCCCGTGTACACATTTGGTTTTGGCACCGCGACCAATTCTAGAGGAGATCCTAAGGCAATGGCCGAT GTGCTAAATGGTATCGCGAAAAACAGCAAGGGGGGAACGTTTTCTGATGTTCCGAAGACAGATGGTTTGGGTATTGCGTTTGCTCAGTGTTTGGCCGGGCTTCTGACTTTGGCTGTCCAGGATTTGAAACTCGTCATTTCGCCCGAAAACAAATCCAAAGTGGAGAGTGTGTCTGCAGGTGACTATGCACAATCCGGGAACACCACCGCCGAACCTGCTGTAACCGTTGATTTTGGTAATTTATACGACAAAGAAACGCGAAAAATTATTGTCGACCTTGTTCTCCCTAAGGTTGAGAAGGAGGTGTCCTCGCAAGTTCTAAAAATCAGTTACAAGTACCT GAATAGTACCAAGACCAGAGAACTCAAATCCCCTCCTATTTTCGCGAGCATAAAGCGTATAGGAAAATCCACTCCAGTCCAAAAGGAGGAGGTCACCGTTGAATCCAGCCGTATCGAGACTGCACAGAAGATGAAGGAGGCCAGAATCTTGGCTGATCAAGAACTCTACGACGCGGCCAAAAATAAGCTGGTCGAAGCCCAGAACTTGCTCGAGGACGTCGAGATCGACGGAGTTAACGCCTTGATCGAAGCTCTAAAAGCAGAGCTCCAACAATTCCTGATATTCTTGCAGTCACCCGAAACCTACAAAAAGAGTGGCCGTGCTTACGCACTAGCTGCCGAGCTCTCCCACGAACGTCAACGTCATGCTGCTAAGGGTGACGCGGAAACGGCACCGTCAATGTACGCAACTCCACGTATGGAAGAGTACAAGAAACAATCGGAATCGTATGAGCAAGGCAAGCCAGTGCCCACGGCAGCTGAGGACGCTAAGGAGGAGGCTCTCGCTGATCCAATCGGCCCCATCTCCGGAGCACTTAGCCTCCAGATTCAGATTGCCATTCAGGCCCTCATGTCCATTCAGAACATTCTCGATTCAGCAGCGCCCTATTGA
- the LOC108195918 gene encoding uncharacterized protein LOC108195918: MGEKRGSIAFFTTYRPPVALDIYSCPLRPKSPSEELKMTDGKSYNYDGHYIPPAALKFIINRPELIPEGIKDADVESGNVSGMVFVSERDDLETLQIAIQTKSSSHTDTVSTKVFSVEDVYPRSDGVRMEDSPCIAGVKQDTLVYISTKEPAPRRRQPWTAVYKTNLKTGKTDRLTPSLQADLSPSVSPSGKRIAVASYQRKAGWAGEIQDLQTSIFVMNVEKPFNRRLVVENGGWPTWGSEGVLFFHRKVDKFWAVFRVEFTDTFVSEPTRITPDKSNAVTPVAIDATTVAVATIRKLADFGIGRKKEHYRHIVVFDSVIKKPIMNVTQVTKPLADHFNPFVIMDVGTNTKRIGYHRVNTDLIKVGENIERQFCKIKSPVPDIGLFRLSGAFPTFSSDGKKVAFVDNEFKSVWIADSTGLKMVFETEGPNRIFSPVWNQNPGKDILYVCMGPSFAADKPVDIALIPNASEGRQHVQQLTDGFNNAFPSTNPEGTKLVFRSTRDHPEDPEAKVKDGFKNLYIMEDAEEGDFGEGRITRLTEGDWVDTHCQWSPSGEWILFSSSRDKPTGAPRKDNDLDAGFFALYLVSPKHPDVIVRVFGSGDDLSGHVNHPFFSPDGRTIVVTADLAGVSVDPISLPLVEQSGRAYGDIFSVEIDKDDIKKNENVKEFKRITHSRYENALASWTMFSSDDPNSAWNLQFKGEYAPSCPYAPPNGAESWHMSGHICIAQRKC; the protein is encoded by the exons ATGGGAGAGAAGAGAGGTAGCATCGCGTTCTTCACAACCTATCGCCCACCCGTGGCTCTGGACATCTACTCCTGTCCATTGCGGCCCAAGTCACCAAGCGAGGAACTTAAAATGACAGATGGAAAATCCTACAACTACGACGGCCATTACATTCCACCCGCAGCTCTGAAATTTATTATCAACCGTCCTGAATTGATTCCCGAAGGAATCAAGGATGCTGATGTTGAGAGCGGCAATGTTTCAGGAATGGTTTTCGTGTCTGAACGAGACGACCTGGAAACACTGCAAATTGCTATTCAGACAAAATCGTCATCTCATACTGATACAGTCTCTACCAAAGTTTTCAGTGTCGAGGATGTTTATCCTCGATCTGATGGTGTGCGCATGGAGGATAGCCCTTGCATTGCCGGAGTTAAACAAGATACTCTTGTCTATATCTCCACGAAGGAACCAGCTCCCAGACGCCGTCAGCCCTGGACTGCTGTTTACAAAACTAATCTCAAGACCGGGAAAACCGACCGCCTCACTCCATCAT TGCAAGCTGATCTAAGCCCGTCAGTGTCGCCGTCTGGAAAGAGGATAGCAGTGGCATCGTATCAGAGGAAGGCCGGTTGGGCTGGAGAAATCCAAGATTTGCAAACCTCAATTTTTGTGATGAATGTAGAGAAGCCATTCAACCGCAGATTGGTTGTGGAGAATGGCGGCTGGCCGACTTGGGGAAGTGAAGGTGTCTTATTTTTCCACCGCAAGGTTGATAAATTTTGGGCAGTTTTCCGTGTTGAATTCACTGACACTTTCGTTTCAGAACCCACTCGTATAACCCCAGATAAATCAAATGCCGTGACCCCTGTAGCCATTGATGCCACCACTGTGGCAGTGGCCACTATTCGTAAATTAGCAGATTTTGGTATCGGCCGCAAGAAAGAACACTATCGTCACATTGTAGTGTTTGATTCAGTTATTAAGAAACCGATCATGAATGTCACTCAAGTAACAAAACCTCTGGCTGACCATTTCAACCCCTTTGTGATAATGGATGTTGGGACCAACACGAAGCGCATTGGATATCATCGTGTCAACACTGACCTTATTAAG GTTGGAGAAAATATAGAAAGACAGTTCTGTAAGATCAAGTCTCCGGTTCCAGATATAGGACTGTTTAGGTTGTCTGGAGCATTTCCAACGTTTTCTAGTGATGGCAAGAAGGTTGCATTTGTTGACAATGAGTTCAAGTCTGTCTGGATAGCTGATAGCACAGGCTTGAAGATGGTTTTCGAG ACGGAAGGCCCCAACAGGATCTTCTCCCCCGTATGGAACCAAAATCCAGGTAAGGATATCCTGTACGTGTGTATGGGGCCGTCTTTTGCAGCTGACAAACCAGTGGATATAGCTCTAATCCCAAATGCTTCGGAAGGAAGACAACATGTTCAACAGCTCACAGATGGTTTCAATAATGCCTTCCCTTCTACTAATCCTGAGG GTACAAAATTAGTTTTTCGATCTACAAGAGATCACCCCGAGGACCCTGAAGCTAAGGTCAAGGACGGATTCAAGAATTTATACATAATGGAGGATGCAGAAGAAGGTGATTTTGGCGAAGGCAGGATAACAAGGCTCACCGAAGGAGATTGGGTCGACACACACTGCCAATGGTCTCCGAGTGGAGAGTGGATCCTATTTTCCTCCAGTCGTGACAAGCCCACGGGTGCACCCCGAAAGGACAATGATCTTGATGCAGGATTTTTTGCACTATACCTTGTGAGCCCAAAGCATCCGGACGTGATTGTAAGAGTTTTCGGAAGTGGAGATGATCTCTCGGGGCATGTAAACCATCCATTCTTCAGTCCAGATGGAAGGACTATAGTTGTTACAGCAGACCTTGCTGGTGTATCTGTTGATCCCATCTCTTTGCCTCTGGTGGAGCAGTCAGGCAGGGCTTATGGAGATATTTTTAGCGTGGAAATCGACAAGGACGACATTAAAAAGAACGAGAATGTGAAGGAATTTAAACGAATCACCCATAGTAGATATGAAAATGCTCTTGCTTCTTGGACCATGTTTTCATCAGACGACCCAAATTCAGCATGGAATCTACAGTTTAAGGGAGAATACGCTCCATCATGCCCTTACGCACCTCCTAACGGAGCTGAAAGTTGGCATATGAGTGGCCATATCTGCATCGCACAACGCAAATGTTAA
- the LOC135150458 gene encoding putative disease resistance RPP13-like protein 3: MVDAIVSTAIEKLSDFLTQEINIRIGVKDGVHWLKDELVYLQSSARYAESRQHEELIRIWINNVNEVAQEAVIILERFSDHQKKHSAPRQGVLDCLRSSICICTKEVELYDIGKEIESVKGRVNEIKNRRAEYGIGNILDTANVQQRKRALLRATAVENKVDVVGFEDDVRILLAELTEDPALKYVSIHGMGGLGKTTLAGKLYHSSELSHLKSRAWVCVSEDYKTEDVLRKIIKSFMKQKLDGELAYLDKMDEADLLQHLLNLLQERDGFLAVIDDIWDIKVWKKIKSAFPDKRDGSGVIITTRYKKVAERVDDRCVVHKLRFLNEEESWQLLCKTAKQTPNLDKLGREMVSRCRGLPLAIVALGGLLFHKKSYQDWSKVKNDLWRQLKGESAEIDEILSLSYNELSPQMRDCFLYLARFPEDYTFGVEKLKLLWIAEEFITDKGDGLVMEDVAEEYVNELINRNMILIATFKFDGQVAKCQVHDVVRDLAIQKASADKFLGVFDSSKKHPNPIRGHRRQAIYNGTGDYLELPGSCSDDLKVCSLSVMNESEELTIEEVKLIYTRFENLIVLDLAGVEHSERIPENIGDLEHLQEPLHLGS, translated from the coding sequence ATGGTTGATGCAATTGTATCCACGGCAATTGAAAAGCTTAGTGATTTTCTTACCCAAGAAATCAACATCAGGATAGGAGTAAAAGATGGTGTGCACTGGCTAAAAGATGAATTAGTCTACCTCCAATCTTCCGCAAGATATGCAGAATCAAGGCAACACGAGGAACTGATCCGCATCTGGATAAATAACGTCAATGAAGTTGCGCAGGAGGCTGTGATCATCCTGGAGAGGTTTAGCGACCACCAAAAGAAGCATTCAGCTCCTAGGCAAGGTGTTCTGGATTGTCTGCGGAGCTCTATTTGCATATGCACGAAAGAAGTAGAGCTTTATGATATCGGCAAGGAGATCGAGTCGGTCAAGGGAAGAGTGAATGAGATCAAGAACAGGCGAGCAGAGTATGGTATTGGGAATATCTTAGACACTGCGAATGTGCAACAAAGAAAGAGAGCTTTGCTGAGAGCAACTGCTGTTGAAAACAAGGTTGATGTGGTTGGTTTTGAGGATGATGTTCGGATTTTGTTGGCTGAACTTACTGAGGATCCTGCGCTGAAGTATGTTTCCATTCATGGAATGGGGGGTTTGGGCAAGACCACACTTGCCGGTAAATTGTATCACAGTAGTGAGTTGAGCCATCTTAAGAGTCGTGCTTGGGTTTGTGTTTCGGAGGATTATAAAACTGAAGATGTTCTGAGGAAGATAATAAAGTCTTTCATGAAGCAGAAACTGGACGGTGAATTGGCTTATTTGGATAAAATGGATGAAGCAGACTTGTTGCAGCACCTGCTAAATTTGCTGCAAGAGAGAGATGGGTTTTTGGCCGTGATTGATGATATATGGGATATCAAAGTCTGGAAAAAGATTAAAAGTGCGTTTCCGGACAAAAGGGACGGCAGTGGTGTTATTATAACCACGCGATATAAGAAAGTTGCTGAGAGAGTAGATGACAGATGTGTTGTCCACAAACTCCGTTTTCTGAATGAAGAAGAGAGCTGGCAGTTGTTATGCAAGACGGCGAAACAAACACCAAATCTGGACAAATTAGGAAGGGAAATGGTGAGTAGATGTCGAGGTTTACCACTGGCAATCGTGGCACTTGGTGGGCTGTTATTCCACAAGAAGAGCTACCAGGATTGGTCAAAGGTGAAGAATGATCTTTGGAGACAGTTGAAGGGCGAGTCAGCGGAGATTGATGAGATACTAAGCTTGAGCTACAATGAGTTGTCTCCACAGATGAGAGATTGTTTTTTGTACCTTGCAAGGTTCCCAGAAGACTATACTTTTGGTGTTGAAAAGTTAAAACTGTTATGGATTGCAGAGGAATTCATAACTGACAAAGGAGATGGGCTGGTGATGGAGGATGTGGCTGAGGAATATGTGAATGAATTAATTAATCGCAATATGATTCTCATAGCAACATTTAAATTTGATGGACAAGTTGCCAAGTGCCAGGTACATGATGTTGTACGTGATCTTGCTATACAAAAGGCCTCTGCGGACAAGTTTTTGGGAGTTTTTGACTCTAGTAAAAAGCATCCAAATCCCATTCGTGGACACAGAAGGCAGGCAATTTACAATGGAACCGGTGATTATTTAGAACTACCCGGGTCTTGTTCTGATGATCTAAAGGTTTGTTCACTATCAGTAATGAACGAAAGTGAAGAACTTACAATAGAAGAAGTGAAGTTGATTTACACCAGATTTGAGAATCTCATTGTGCTTGACTTGGCCGGTGTAGAACATTCAGAAAGGATTCCAGAAAATATAGGggatttagagcatctccaagagcctcttcatttaggctcctaa